The sequence TTTTACATACTCTCCGGGTTTATAACTTGCAAATTGGAAGGGCCCTGTGCCGATCAACTTATCCGGAGAAAGAGACCTCCAATCCTCTGTGTTACAAAGCACGTGGGCGGGCAGTATGGGCAATCCCCCGATTTGATGTAAATACCAAAAGCTTCTTTGTGAAAATGTTATGACGACGAGGTCTCCCTGTATCTTTATGTCTTCTATGTCTTTGACATTATCGTAGTACCTGGGGATGGAGTGTCTGCGCATGAAGGCTATGGTAGCTTTTACGTCTTCGGCGGTAAAGGGTTTGCCGTCATGCCATTTAATATCTTCCCTGACGACAAAGAAAAGGCGCGTCCTTTCTCTGCCATCGTCGGTGGTCTCTATCCTCCAGCTTTTTGCAAGCCATGGAATGTCTTCCAGTGTGAAGGGATCGGTGCCCAGTAGTGATTCGTATATCAATGAAAGCACTTGCCAATCGTAGGCACTGCCCGCAGACAGAGGGTTCAGATTGCGAGGCTCTTCGGGCAGGGACCAATAGAAGTTTTTTCTGCCCTTTCTGTGTTTCAGGGATAAAAATGAGTAGACGTTATCGGGAGTCGTGTATTTAGAGGTTACGGCGTTTTCCCAATCGTTTCGCAGTGCCGTGACGTAGTATCTGGAGTATATCGGCACCTGAGGGACGTACTCATAAAGGAGCTTTTGCGCTTCCCTGGCAGCTGCGCGCGCCTCATTTTCATCCTTTGCGTATTTAAGAGCTTCCAGCGCCTCATCCAAATCAGGTAACTTTATACCGCTTATGTTATAGCCACCCTCTATATCCATTGAGGAGTGATAGAATGCGTACAGGCTGTCAGGGTCTCGAGACAGCCCCCAGGCAATGACATAGGCATCGAAATCCCTTCTATCGAGGCGGGAAACCATCATGGAAAAATCCATAGGCTCCGTCTCGATGGGGATACCGAGGCCTCTCATCGATTCGCAGATCCTCTCCGCTATCTCCGCTGTAGTGGGTGCCACCTGGGCCGTGGGTGTCATGAGCTTCATCCTGGGAATGGGTTTGGTCTGTCCCGGATATATCAAGACCCCCTTTTTGCTCCAGCGCCAGCCGGACTTCTCAAGCCTCTCCCTTGCCTTTTCGAGATTTGACTCCCCTACAGGTGATTCTGCCTGGTAGGGAGAAGCAGGAGGCAAAAAGGAAAAAAGAGGCAGGGCATAACCTCCAAAAACATCTCTCACAATTTGCTTTCTATCCAGGACCTCCCATATCGATCGTCTCAGCTCCACCCTGTCCCATGGGGGCTTTCTTAAATTAAGCCCCAAAAAGAAGGCATGAAATCCCTCGGCCAGGTAGAGGTCTATCTTTTCGTTATCGCTAAGTCTTCTTATATCCGAAATACGAGCGATATCCCCCAGCATATCTACCTTGCCGCCTTCCAGCGCCAAAAGCTGGGCGTCGTTGTCCTTTATGATGACGCAATAAAGATCTTCGATGGTTAGCAGGTCAGTTGGCAGATCGTATTCGTCGAAGGGCGCTGCCGCTCCTATATGGGGTGCAAAGGCAAAGAGAAGGGCCGTAAAGGCGACAAGGGCAACAA comes from Acetomicrobium thermoterrenum DSM 13490 and encodes:
- a CDS encoding ABC transporter substrate-binding protein; protein product: MRDSKALYNSKVFALVALVAFTALLFAFAPHIGAAAPFDEYDLPTDLLTIEDLYCVIIKDNDAQLLALEGGKVDMLGDIARISDIRRLSDNEKIDLYLAEGFHAFFLGLNLRKPPWDRVELRRSIWEVLDRKQIVRDVFGGYALPLFSFLPPASPYQAESPVGESNLEKARERLEKSGWRWSKKGVLIYPGQTKPIPRMKLMTPTAQVAPTTAEIAERICESMRGLGIPIETEPMDFSMMVSRLDRRDFDAYVIAWGLSRDPDSLYAFYHSSMDIEGGYNISGIKLPDLDEALEALKYAKDENEARAAAREAQKLLYEYVPQVPIYSRYYVTALRNDWENAVTSKYTTPDNVYSFLSLKHRKGRKNFYWSLPEEPRNLNPLSAGSAYDWQVLSLIYESLLGTDPFTLEDIPWLAKSWRIETTDDGRERTRLFFVVREDIKWHDGKPFTAEDVKATIAFMRRHSIPRYYDNVKDIEDIKIQGDLVVITFSQRSFWYLHQIGGLPILPAHVLCNTEDWRSLSPDKLIGTGPFQFASYKPGEYVKLLKNNNYWRRAVR